One Oryza glaberrima chromosome 10, OglaRS2, whole genome shotgun sequence DNA segment encodes these proteins:
- the LOC127786095 gene encoding uncharacterized protein LOC127786095, which yields MTTSATTTVAGGGGEVGRSGSGAVASGGGELGCHARQDAGSAAVSALVLSASPATSLPLPLRCSWLASRSRSGARHLGCSSLALQPSLRFQRNAMAFPCRTLVDVFCCDSFVWMVNV from the exons ATGacgacctcggcgacgacgacggtggcgggcggtggcggcgaggtcgggcgcAGCGGATCCggcgcggtggcgagcggcggcggcgagctcgg TTGCCATGCACGGCAGGATGCGGgttccgccgccgtctccgctcTGGTGCTCTCAGCCAGCCCAGCGACCAGCCTCCCGCTCCCACTCCGGTGCTCCTGGCTggcctcccgctcccgctctgGCGCTCGTCACCTCGGTTGCTCGTCCCTAGCCCTGCAGCCTTCGCTTCGATTCCAGCGGAACGCAATGGCCTTCCCCTGCAG GACTTTGGTGGACGTATTTTGTTGTGATTCATTTGTATGGATGGTGAATGTTTAG